In Bubalus kerabau isolate K-KA32 ecotype Philippines breed swamp buffalo chromosome 4, PCC_UOA_SB_1v2, whole genome shotgun sequence, one DNA window encodes the following:
- the CAMKK1 gene encoding calcium/calmodulin-dependent protein kinase kinase 1: MEGGPAVCCQDPRAELVERVAAIDVTHLEETDGRPEPPRNCVDPPSRTRAASLIPSGPSRHPAVRPSLSTRKFSLQERPAGSCLEAQAGPYATGPASHISPRAWRRPTIESHHVAISDAKDCVQLNQYKLQSEIGKGAYGVVRLAYNESEDRHYAMKVLSKKKLLKQYGFPRRPPPRGSQAAQGGPAKQLLPLERVYQEIAILKKLDHVNVVKLIEVLDDPAEDNLYLVFDLLRKGPVMEVPCDKPFPEEQARLYLRDIILGLEYLHYQKIIHRDIKPSNLLLGDDGHVKIADFGVSNQFEGNDARLSSTAGTPAFMAPEAISDSGQSFSGKALDVWATGVTLYCFVYGKCPFIDDYILALHRKIKNEAVMFPEEPKVSEELKDLILKMLDKNPETRIGVPDIKLHPWVTKNGEEPLPSEEEHCSMVEVTEEEVKNSVRLIPSWTTVILVKSMLRKRSFGNPFEPQARREERSMSAPGSLLSKDGFGEGGKSPELPGVQEDEAAS, encoded by the exons ATGGAGGGGGGCCCGGCGGTCTGCTGCCAGGACCCTCGGGCTGAGTTGGTGGAGCGAGTGGCAGCCATTGATGTGACCCACTTGGAGGAGACGGATGGCAGGCCGGAGCCTCCCAGGAACTGTGTGGACCCTCCGTCACGGACCAGAGCAGCCTCCCTGATCCCCAGCGGTCCTTCAAGACACCCTGCAGTCCGGCCCAGCCTCTCGACAAGGAAGTTCTCCCTGCAGGAACGGCCAGCGGGGAGCTGCCTGGAGGCCCAGGCTGGGCCTTACGCCACGGGGCCTGCCAGTCACATCTCCCCGCGGGCCTGGCGCAGGCCCACCATTGAGTCCCACCACGTGGCTATCTCGGACGCAAAG GACTGCGTACAGCTGAACCAGTACAAGCTGCAGAGTGAGATTGGCAAG GGTGCCTACGGCGTGGTTAGGCTGGCCTACAACGAAAGTGAAGACAGGCACTAT GCCATGAAAGTTCTTTCCAAGAAGAAGTTACTGAAGCAGTACGGCTTCCCAC GTAGGCCTCCCCCCAGAGGGTCCCAGGCTGCGCAGGGAGGCCCAGCCAAGCAGCTGCTGCCCCTGGAGCGGGTGTACCAAGAGATTGCCATCCTGAAGAAGCTGGACCACGTGAATGTGGTCAAGCTGATAGAG GTCTTGGATGACCCAGCTGAGGACAATCTCTATTTGG tgtTTGACCTCCTGAGAAAGGG GCCCGTCATGGAAGTACCCTGCGACAAGCCCTTCCCCGAGGAGCAAGCTCGCCTCTACCTGAGGGACATCATCCTGGGCCTTGAGTACT TGCACTACCAGAAGATCATCCACAGGGACATCAAGCCATCCAACCTGCTTCTGGGGGACGACGGGCACGTGAAGATTGCTGACTTCGGCGTCAGCAACCAGTTCGAGGGGAACGACGCTCGGCTGTCCAGCACGGCTGGGACCCCAGCGTTCATGGCCCCCGAGGCCATTTCTGACTCTGGCCAGAGCTTCAGTGGAAAG GCCTTGGACGTGTGGGCCACAGGGGTCACGCTGTACTGCTTTGTCTATGGGAAG TGCCCGTTCATCGACGATTACATCCTGGCCTTGCACCGCAAGATCAAGAACGAGGCTGTCATGTTCCCCGAGGA gCCAAAGGTCAGCGAAGAGCTCAAGGACTTAATCCTGAAGATGCTAGACAAGAACCCTGAAACGAGAATTGGGGTGCCAGACATCAAG TTGCACCCCTGGGTGACCAAGAATGGGGAGGAGCCCCTTCCCTCGGAGGAGGAGCACTGCAGCATGGtggaggtgacagaggaggagGTGAAGAACTCGGTCAGGCTCATACCCAGCTGGACCACGGTG ATCCTGGTTAAGTCCATGCTGAGAAAGCGTTCCTTTGGCAACCCATTCGAGCCCCAGGCACGGAGGGAAGAGCGATCCATGTCTGCCCCAGGAAGCTTACTGTC